A stretch of Vibrio aphrogenes DNA encodes these proteins:
- the plsB gene encoding glycerol-3-phosphate 1-O-acyltransferase PlsB translates to MSYGHLVSRSLLKLPLSLLVKGKTIPANPVEELTLDLTKPIIYAMPFDSDIDLISLQTQTKALGLPDPLAPLVINGQEFSRFVFLTSKGFTTQSKQALPKQSVTLFTQLLKLHQADSELDIQMLPTSILWGRKPNKEGKEKPYLQSMSACQKSVLLVSSGRDCLIRFSPVVSLRYMADTHGVDEIIAHKLARVARIHFSRQKLAASGPSLPQRHVLFNRLLKSPEIQKAIQDEAKSKNIPLEKAQKQAQDMLEEIAADFSYTLIRMGARFLGWLWNKLYQGLNISNMASVRKLAQDGHEIIYVPCHRSHMDYLLLSYVLHNEGMVPPHIAAGVNLNFFPAGPIFRRGGAFFIRRSFKGNKLYSTIFREYLAELFIKGYSVEFFSEGGRSRTGRLLQAKTGMLAMTIQTMMRGLNRPVTLVPVYIGYEHVMEVATYAKELTGKRKEKESAGMVLKTLRKLRNFGQGYVNFGEPINLNQYLNEEVPGWSSKQTHDPDNAPKPQWMNPVINKLANKMMTHINDAAAANALTLCATALLASNQRALSRRKLEQQIDCYLSLLTQVPYSATSTVPNASAVELIEHAEKLDKFIVEADDKGDIISLDRRQSILMTYYRNNIIHLFAIPSLIAHLVIQKEGITRQQLHQAIQLIYPFLKAELFLHYSEADLENVVNNTVDELARQHLILEQEDTLSINPAKVQVLILLSRTIVETLQRYAIALTQLVAMPKIEKGTLEQQSQNIAQRLGRLHGINAPEFFDKGVFTTLFQTLKQQGYLDQQAEQTHKIQVLVDLLGELLSPEIQLTLQESIMRQDDSL, encoded by the coding sequence ATGTCTTACGGACACCTAGTTTCTCGTTCACTTTTGAAGCTCCCCCTTTCGTTATTGGTAAAGGGCAAAACCATTCCAGCCAATCCGGTTGAAGAACTGACGTTAGATCTAACCAAACCCATCATTTACGCTATGCCGTTTGATTCTGATATTGACTTGATCAGCTTACAAACACAGACCAAAGCGTTAGGTCTACCCGACCCTTTAGCGCCTTTAGTGATTAATGGGCAAGAGTTCTCTCGCTTTGTTTTTCTCACCTCAAAAGGCTTCACCACCCAAAGTAAACAAGCCTTACCTAAGCAATCTGTCACGCTATTCACTCAATTATTGAAATTGCATCAAGCTGATTCTGAGCTGGATATTCAAATGCTGCCAACCTCCATTTTATGGGGCAGAAAGCCGAATAAAGAAGGCAAAGAAAAACCCTACTTACAATCGATGAGTGCCTGTCAAAAAAGTGTGTTATTAGTGTCTTCTGGTCGAGATTGCTTAATCCGCTTTAGCCCAGTCGTGTCTTTACGTTATATGGCGGACACTCATGGTGTGGACGAAATCATCGCCCATAAATTAGCGCGCGTGGCCCGCATTCACTTCTCTCGCCAAAAACTGGCTGCCTCAGGTCCAAGTTTGCCGCAGCGCCATGTCCTTTTTAACCGCTTATTAAAGTCTCCTGAGATTCAAAAAGCGATTCAAGATGAAGCGAAAAGCAAAAACATTCCACTTGAAAAGGCCCAAAAACAAGCCCAAGACATGTTGGAAGAAATTGCGGCTGATTTTTCTTATACCTTAATTCGCATGGGAGCCCGTTTTCTTGGATGGTTATGGAATAAGCTCTACCAAGGTTTAAACATCAGCAACATGGCCAGCGTACGAAAACTGGCACAAGACGGTCATGAGATCATTTACGTTCCTTGTCACCGTAGCCACATGGACTACTTATTGCTGTCTTATGTATTACACAATGAAGGTATGGTTCCACCTCATATTGCGGCCGGGGTCAACCTTAACTTCTTCCCTGCTGGCCCTATTTTCCGTCGTGGTGGTGCCTTTTTTATTCGCCGTAGTTTTAAAGGCAATAAATTATATTCGACCATTTTTAGAGAATATTTGGCGGAGCTGTTCATTAAAGGCTATTCCGTTGAATTTTTTAGTGAAGGTGGCCGCTCTCGCACCGGACGTTTATTGCAAGCGAAAACCGGCATGCTCGCGATGACGATTCAAACCATGATGCGTGGTTTGAATCGTCCTGTGACCTTAGTTCCGGTGTACATTGGTTATGAACATGTGATGGAAGTGGCGACCTACGCCAAAGAGCTGACAGGCAAACGTAAAGAAAAAGAAAGCGCCGGCATGGTGTTAAAAACCTTACGTAAGTTACGCAACTTCGGCCAAGGCTATGTCAACTTCGGTGAGCCTATCAACTTAAACCAATACTTAAATGAAGAAGTCCCTGGCTGGTCGAGCAAACAAACGCACGACCCAGATAATGCGCCAAAACCGCAATGGATGAACCCGGTCATCAATAAACTGGCCAATAAAATGATGACGCACATTAACGATGCAGCAGCAGCTAATGCCTTAACCTTGTGTGCAACAGCCTTATTGGCCTCTAATCAACGCGCTTTATCTCGTCGCAAGCTTGAGCAGCAAATTGACTGTTACTTATCTTTATTGACACAGGTTCCTTACAGCGCCACCAGCACCGTCCCAAATGCCAGTGCGGTTGAATTGATTGAACATGCAGAGAAGCTGGATAAGTTTATTGTCGAAGCCGATGATAAAGGCGATATTATTTCACTTGATCGCAGACAATCGATCTTAATGACGTATTATCGTAATAACATCATTCACTTATTCGCGATTCCATCCTTGATCGCTCACTTAGTGATCCAAAAAGAAGGCATCACCCGTCAACAATTACATCAAGCGATCCAGCTAATTTACCCATTCTTAAAGGCTGAATTATTCTTACATTATTCAGAAGCTGATCTTGAAAACGTGGTCAATAACACCGTTGATGAACTGGCGCGTCAGCACTTAATTCTTGAACAAGAGGACACTTTGTCGATTAACCCGGCGAAAGTGCAAGTGTTGATCTTACTGTCTCGAACCATTGTCGAAACCTTACAGCGCTATGCGATTGCTCTGACTCAATTAGTTGCCATGCCTAAGATAGAAAAAGGAACCTTAGAGCAACAAAGTCAAAATATTGCCCAGCGTTTAGGTCGTTTACACGGCATTAATGCCCCAGAGTTTTTTGATAAAGGGGTCTTCACCACCTTATTCCAAACACTCAAACAGCAAGGCTACTTAGACCAACAAGCAGAACAAACGCATAAGATTCAAGTGCTGGTTGACCTATTAGGTGAATTGCTCTCACCGGAAATTCAACTAACGTTACAAGAAAGCATTATGCGACAAGACGACTCTCTATAG
- the lexA gene encoding transcriptional repressor LexA, translating into MKPLTPRQQQIFELIKDKIDVTGMPPTRAEIARELGFRSANAAEEHLKALARKNVIEIIPGASRGIRIVQAEDAILEDQGLPLIGQVAAGEPILAQEHVESHYQVDPAMFKPQADFLLRVHGMSMKDIGIIDGDLLAVHKTQDVRDGQVVVARVDDDVTVKRLERKGAKVLLHAENEEFNPIEVDLTQQELTIEGLAVGIIRNNTWM; encoded by the coding sequence ATGAAGCCCTTAACGCCTCGCCAGCAACAAATTTTTGAATTGATCAAAGATAAAATAGATGTAACCGGCATGCCACCCACTCGTGCTGAAATCGCTCGTGAACTTGGCTTTCGTTCTGCTAATGCGGCAGAAGAACATTTAAAAGCATTAGCGCGTAAAAATGTCATTGAAATTATCCCGGGTGCTTCTCGCGGCATTCGAATTGTCCAAGCTGAAGACGCTATCTTAGAAGATCAAGGCCTACCTTTGATTGGGCAAGTGGCGGCGGGGGAACCCATTTTGGCGCAAGAGCATGTGGAAAGCCATTATCAAGTCGATCCTGCGATGTTTAAGCCTCAAGCGGATTTCTTATTGCGTGTGCACGGCATGAGCATGAAAGACATTGGCATTATTGATGGTGACTTACTGGCGGTTCATAAAACTCAAGATGTGCGTGATGGTCAAGTTGTTGTCGCGCGCGTGGATGATGATGTGACCGTGAAGCGCTTAGAGCGTAAAGGTGCCAAAGTATTATTACATGCCGAGAATGAAGAATTTAATCCGATAGAAGTTGATTTGACGCAGCAAGAGCTGACGATTGAAGGCCTAGCGGTGGGGATTATTCGTAATAACACCTGGATGTAA
- a CDS encoding class I SAM-dependent methyltransferase: protein MNTSFAPKKTPPCQAYQVPSDLLQPLWLRSRESLIDNGLVYDPIAARACQRCHLSDDCLSGDIDQKQLLHATLTSLCDLEVSRFLLHHPKAWIINVGAGLDTRFYRLDNGLCHWIEVDIDETLLWRQKLFHHSERYTMACGSVLDMKWLEQLAIPEDVPVLVVCEQALLAQQRNQVAHFIQKIGRHFSHAEACLVLAGDKTQSYWGVKMGCVAYAHSLKNPVASVVSWLPWVYQIKALSPIESECDRWRAWQRIVAKFPFIKHRLTPSLVHIRW from the coding sequence ATGAACACTTCTTTTGCCCCGAAAAAAACACCACCTTGCCAAGCCTATCAGGTTCCCAGTGACTTATTACAACCTTTATGGCTTCGGAGCCGTGAAAGCTTAATCGATAATGGCTTAGTCTATGATCCTATTGCCGCGAGAGCTTGTCAGCGTTGCCACTTGTCAGACGATTGTTTGAGTGGAGATATTGATCAAAAACAACTGCTCCATGCGACATTAACGTCTTTGTGCGATTTAGAAGTTTCGCGCTTTTTACTGCACCATCCCAAAGCGTGGATTATTAATGTTGGCGCGGGGTTGGATACTCGATTTTATCGCTTAGATAATGGCTTGTGTCATTGGATTGAAGTGGATATCGATGAAACCTTGTTATGGCGACAAAAACTCTTTCATCACAGTGAACGCTATACCATGGCCTGTGGTTCGGTATTGGATATGAAATGGCTAGAGCAGTTAGCGATTCCTGAAGATGTACCCGTTCTGGTGGTGTGTGAACAAGCTCTGTTGGCTCAACAACGAAATCAAGTGGCTCACTTTATCCAAAAGATTGGTCGTCATTTTTCTCATGCTGAGGCGTGTTTAGTATTGGCGGGTGATAAAACCCAATCCTATTGGGGAGTGAAAATGGGCTGTGTTGCTTATGCCCATAGCCTAAAAAATCCGGTGGCCAGTGTGGTGTCATGGTTACCTTGGGTTTATCAAATTAAAGCGCTTTCCCCAATTGAAAGTGAATGTGACCGTTGGCGAGCTTGGCAACGTATTGTGGCTAAATTTCCTTTTATTAAGCATCGCTTAACCCCAAGTTTGGTGCACATTCGCTGGTAG